ACATAACCACACTTTTACATATCTATGTCCCACTTGCCACAAATCAATCTCTTTTTAAATAGGATCttacaatgaaatatttacatacatctTTACACTGtagtattgtacaatttatttgacctgtcaaaatatggacccggctttcattatattctgttcgagcctatataagattaacatgaaagccgggaacatgttctGACAgttcaattaaatagtacaatacataATTAGATTAAATTCGAATGCAGTTGATACTCGATATCTCGATCCCGCTTATCTCgaaatttcggttatctcgatgAAATTTCTCACCCTGTTCCGAAGAACACgagcacaaaatatcattttacgtcGAAATATCGGTTGTCTGGAAGTAAAACACTCGAGATACAGAGTTTCAGCTGCAATAAATTGTCAGGCATAGAATAAGCACTTCTTTTTCAATTCAAACTTGACAGAAATGATTCTATCTGAAAGATCCGAATTGCCGATTTAATGCATTTGGCCCAAATGGATTTGAATTGAGTGGGACATTGCTAGGGAAACGATTCATACCTGGAAAATTAATAGCATTATTTGGCCCAAAATTATTTAGACCGTTACGGATGTTTCCTCTTAAAATATTATTAGGTAAGTTGTTTTGAAATTGTGGCACGTTACCTTGGAAAGTAGGTATATTAGGAACATTGTTTTGAAAGTTGCCAGGATTGAAAAACTGGCGATTTTGTAGCATGTTTCTGTTATTCTGTCCCATACCTTGAATACCGTTACTAAAATTTGGGATATTCCTTTCAGTACCAAGAGTTTgggtatttaaaatattgttttgattttgaaatgGTATTTGTACATTTTGACCTGTTCTTATATTATTTGCTAAACCATTTATATTTCTAGGGAAACTATCAAGATTGCTTTGGAAATTATTCCCTCTAGGAATTTGACCGTTAATATTGTTTGATACTAATTGGCcattttgaatattgttattcGGCGTATTGATATTATTTTGACCAATTGTTCCACTCTGAACACCTCTGTTTAAGTTCAAAGTATTAAAGTTTCTTTGATTTGGGGCATTAATTCTATTCATATTGGCTAGGTTATTATCTATCCGATTAGCCGAATTGATATTAGGTACGGAGATACCAGCAGTCCCCGTTTGCACTGTATTAACCGGACGGTTTAATCCCTGTATATTTTGAAACTGGGACGGGTTTCTAACAAGCAAATTTGGATTGTTTTGGTTTTGTCCAATCATATTCGGATTGTTTTGGTTTTGTCTTACCATATTCGGATTGTTTTGGTTTTGTCTTACCATATTCAGATTGTTTTGGTTTTGTCTTACCATATTCGGATTGTTCTGGTTTTGTCTTACCATATTCGGATTGTTTTGGTTTTGTCTTACCATATTCGGATTGTTTTGTCCTATGTTCTGAGGACCAGAGAGTATCTTAGTTGGTACCCGCTGATTTgtgtttatattaaacaaattgTTTTGTGCATTTCCAGCAGTGCTAGGATTGTTAACTAGATCGGGACTCTGTATTCCAGAAGGtatattgttaaaatttgtttgccCTCGAAAGGATGCACCAGTTTGATCTCCAttattttgttggttttgttgcaaaatttcatttctttcattcAACAAAGCTGTGTTTCTGATCGGGATATTTTGACCATTTGGATTAACATTTTGGTTAGTAAAACCATTCTGGTTAGAAGTGATCCCtccattagagaaactgttaaagTTTTGTTTAAGCCGGTTAAGCAAATTGGGATTTATTGCATTTCGATTCAATATGTTTTGATTATTTCCAACATTATCTGAACCGAATTGACCATTAGTTCCACGTGTACCAGGGGCATTAGGTGAACCTTGCATAACCTGGCCATCTCCTATCTCGTTTGAATTTATCTGGTTGTTTACAACTCTTTGATCATTGCTTAGAATGTCTTGGGTATTCATTTGTCTACTTTTAATATTGTTCTGGACTGCTTGACCATTAGTTtgaaaagtatttctatttataaACCCAGTGCGTccatcatttacaaaattttgaacattgcTTTTAGAGTTACTAATCAGACCAGAATCCTTTATCCCGGTTCGACTTCTAATTTCATTTTGACCATTTGGATTTATTTGAACATTGTTAGGAATCATTTGATTACTCGGGTTAATTATTTGCACATTCGGATCAGTGATAAAACGGTCAATGTCGCCATTATTCTTTTGCACCAGTGGTATGTTTTTATTTGACTGATCTTTACTCGATGGACCATTATTCACGTTGACTGGTATATCTGCATACATATCATAGTCATAATCTAAGTCACCAACAGGCACTCTATTGTTGTCTTCTGGAACAGTATCCAATGGTATGGTATTAACAGTTTTTCCGTTGTTTAAATTTGTTTGCTCTTTATCTACATTACTTGCAACGTCTGCAGTGTTTATGTTTAGCTTGTTCATCCCAGTCTGATCAACGCTTGAGATTGTGTTAGACTGATCGATTGCAGGGAACGGTGCTGGTGGATACAACATATCAACATTCAATTTATCCTGCGGAGGTTCTGTCGTAGCCAACACCGTTTCAGAATTCCCTGTCTGCGTGTCGATGGTATCTTGTGATGTAATTTTATTTGATCCTGTAttgatcttattttcatttttactattACTTCTGACATTGTCTTTGCTTATTTGGTTGGGATTTACACTTAATACTCCTGGTAAACCAAGACCAGTTAACACTGGACTTGGTCTCGTTGACTCCGGACTTGCAATTGTTGGGCTAGTTTTTACCGACGAAATCAAGGTTGTCTTTGTCGTTGATGCCAGTGGGGTTGTTGGTTTTGTTGTACTCTGTATTGTTGTTTTCGGTGTCATTTCATTAGACTTATCAATAAAATTTCCGAAAGTCTTCATGTTTGGATTTTGTCGTCCACTCAGATCAACAAAAGCTGATTTTACTGTTAATATCGGTTTTCTTGAATTATCAACAAAGTCATTTTGAGTCTTTAATGTTGGTACTCGTTTGCTTAGTTTTGTTggttttccatgtaattgttcaaatGGAAAAGGCTTTACGATATTCTTTCTTTCTTCTGTAGATGCGGCCGCGTTGACAGATATAGTCGATTCAATATTATTAAAAGCATTTTCGCTATTGGAAATACCACTTGCAAAAGAGTCCGAGGACGTAATGGATATTTTATTAGGAAAATCATTAACCAAAGGTTCTATGTTTTCGTTTGGCAGTACCCGTGATACCATGCTGTTTTCTGCTTGAGCTGATATGTCCACTTTAGCCGTATTTGTAGAAGCAAAAGCATTGTCGAAGATGTAACCATTGTTGTTGAATTGCGGAACAAAATTGTTTTCTACAACTCCTGCTTTATTAAACATGTTATCGCCTCCTCCAGTGTTATCTGCGGATATATCATTCCCATTTTTCGCAGAGATATCAAAATTACTGTTAGCTGCAAAGCCGTTAGAACCAGTATTAAAGTAACTTATTTCTTTCACGTCGTTCACAGAGTTCATCACATCattaacattttctttcattattccTAACTGAGAAAAGTTGATTAATTGACTATTATCACTAGctatgacgtcatttccggtaAAACTTTTCGTTTTCCAATTACTTCCGTTTTCTGGAAGCTGACTGTTTTTTGATTCGAATCCAACTACCTCACTTGTAAAAGGAGCTTTAACATCGTCTTTAGGTgcataatttaataaattattcttGTTGCTGCCACTCGCTGAAAATAATAAAGAACGGAAATAAATATCAATAGAAGTATATATCTgtttaacccttgccctgctaaatttctaaaatggattggtccatcattcaattgaggcagcatcacttattatttaaaggagagttcactaaaaatttaccgactgaatagcgaacagtgcagaccatgaacaTCCTGCACAgacttgcaggctgatcttggcctgtactggtctcaaaggcaaaatcacttgcctccagcaagctaagggttacttttttttttaaatctagacATCTATGTCAAGCAAACCTGGACGGTAGGTTTGAGAGCTCCCTGAACGGAAGTACAAATAGCATTTCTAGACATATTAAAATCAAACTTTTGGAAGAGCTAAAGTATCTATTCATTCattcttttttcttatttgtatacCTTAATCAAACCTAATACCAcccctcggtagcctagtggtagagcgtccgcttcgagtgcgggaggtcgtgggttcgatccccggccgcgccataccaaagacgtaaaaaatggtactagcagctttctcgcttggcgctcagcattaaggggatagtgctaggactggtcagcccggtgtcagtataatgtgactgggtggggtatcatgccacgtgtctacggcgtgatattccagtgaggtagcattataaagttgggcattgtgctcactgctgcaagtagacaccgtcgtttatatgactgaaaaattgttgaaaaagacgttaaacccgaacacatgcACACCTAATACCACCAAAATTTAAGTAACTTAAACTTGTTAAATGATACATGTATCTGTATAGCATTGCttggataatgtattcatttgtGTAATAGCTAATCGGAGAAAGACCATATCGACAAGCGGTAAagtgtttcaaaatatttatttgttattagATAGTTACCAGCTGGTAGGTTTCAAAAAACACGAAGAGAGGCGAGGAGTGAGGGAATTTATAAAGATCAAATTCGATATGGTCGTAGaatgaaataatatctttgaaaaGATCCTTTAGTAGAACAGGTCGCATCTAAGGAGGGAAATATTCAACACCAGTGATTTGATGACAGGTTGTGGACTGTTCAACACCACTCACGAATCCAACCTCACCCAACCCCTCCCTCCAAGGTTCGGAATTTGCGGAATTCTATGAAAGTACAAATGAATGCTCACCACTATACCAAAgaaccaggaaatataacaaaataaataaaagtggaaacttcacaggtcgcccaacacgacaaaattcaaaatgctgcaggctcggtttgattgagcctgttcatggactgtaGTGGAAACACACAGTCCAAAATTTCTAAATATGTCAAAATGGGCCTTAGGTAAATTGCAGATTTTATCAGTTTGGAATAAATAATGTTTTGGCCTGGAACTGAAGGTTTGATAACAATcgacaaaatatcatatttataagTATCATGTTCTAGTGAAGATAACATGAATATTGCCAAGAGGGGGGAATGAAATTCCACCCGAGGTGAAACCGAGGCTGACATTCAGTTTCGAGAGTTGACAATAATCTTCACTGAGAAGTAGCCTTAATCTAACTATACCACAAATGACTCattgtttaatttgttaattCAACTTATGTGACTATCTTAGAATATTCAAGCTTTTTTCTTCAGTTAAGTTAATACACTTAAATAGATTTCATAATAACAATGCTCAGTAGACGCTTGTAAATTCGAATAGACGCTTTACTGGGTAACATTGGATATGTTAGGAGCGGTCATATGACATgtgacatttttgatatttttgccaTCACTTAAGTACACAATGAATAATAAAAGTTGCTTATGAATAAACAAAAGGTAAAATAATCAATTAATCGATT
This DNA window, taken from Mercenaria mercenaria strain notata chromosome 19, MADL_Memer_1, whole genome shotgun sequence, encodes the following:
- the LOC123543150 gene encoding GATA zinc finger domain-containing protein 14-like yields the protein MNLNGITFFHEKQQTDTNGEGKIHKSERNSKPLHAFSHFMPDQSKLSLAAGLSRVASESKINFGASGSNKNNLLNYAPKDDVKAPFTSEVVGFESKNSQLPENGSNWKTKSFTGNDVIASDNSQLINFSQLGIMKENVNDVMNSVNDVKEISYFNTGSNGFAANSNFDISAKNGNDISADNTGGGDNMFNKAGVVENNFVPQFNNNGYIFDNAFASTNTAKVDISAQAENSMVSRVLPNENIEPLVNDFPNKISITSSDSFASGISNSENAFNNIESTISVNAAASTEERKNIVKPFPFEQLHGKPTKLSKRVPTLKTQNDFVDNSRKPILTVKSAFVDLSGRQNPNMKTFGNFIDKSNEMTPKTTIQSTTKPTTPLASTTKTTLISSVKTSPTIASPESTRPSPVLTGLGLPGVLSVNPNQISKDNVRSNSKNENKINTGSNKITSQDTIDTQTGNSETVLATTEPPQDKLNVDMLYPPAPFPAIDQSNTISSVDQTGMNKLNINTADVASNVDKEQTNLNNGKTVNTIPLDTVPEDNNRVPVGDLDYDYDMYADIPVNVNNGPSSKDQSNKNIPLVQKNNGDIDRFITDPNVQIINPSNQMIPNNVQINPNGQNEIRSRTGIKDSGLISNSKSNVQNFVNDGRTGFINRNTFQTNGQAVQNNIKSRQMNTQDILSNDQRVVNNQINSNEIGDGQVMQGSPNAPGTRGTNGQFGSDNVGNNQNILNRNAINPNLLNRLKQNFNSFSNGGITSNQNGFTNQNVNPNGQNIPIRNTALLNERNEILQQNQQNNGDQTGASFRGQTNFNNIPSGIQSPDLVNNPSTAGNAQNNLFNINTNQRVPTKILSGPQNIGQNNPNMVRQNQNNPNMVRQNQNNPNMVRQNQNNLNMVRQNQNNPNMVRQNQNNPNMIGQNQNNPNLLVRNPSQFQNIQGLNRPVNTVQTGTAGISVPNINSANRIDNNLANMNRINAPNQRNFNTLNLNRGVQSGTIGQNNINTPNNNIQNGQLVSNNINGQIPRGNNFQSNLDSFPRNINGLANNIRTGQNVQIPFQNQNNILNTQTLGTERNIPNFSNGIQGMGQNNRNMLQNRQFFNPGNFQNNVPNIPTFQGNVPQFQNNLPNNILRGNIRNGLNNFGPNNAINFPGMNRFPSNVPLNSNPFGPNALNRQFGSFR